The proteins below are encoded in one region of Chthoniobacterales bacterium:
- a CDS encoding sulfatase, with product MKSRTLLILSLLGAIAHSPAQSPAPQRPNFLVITYEDTSANRFGPNDKTGFANTPAVDRLAREGVNYTQYFGIAAVCAPNRSCWITGIHPNSLGSQNMRSDAGPLEEVVTYPELLRKAGYFTSNNAKTDYNFAVPKGAWDVLSTKAHWRDRKDPSQPFFSVFNLEGMHQGRVQSDDAYAKSGGKLPAERKADRSKVTVPPWLPDTAETREAIGRTWDNVNFSDRHVASLLKQLEEDGLLDSTWVIFMSDHGDGGYPRAKTYLYDSGLHSGLVIRPPGGQAVEGMPQPGSSDDSLVSFADFPSTVLKLAGINPPAWHQGRPLIGKDVPPAPEAVTAARDRINGRYDCVRAVRTGKFKYIRNYQPWKPLYQEVPGFEVAPAMQALRAAMKSGNLPEAAKPFCAATRPAEELYDITKDPDELHNLAADPAYAKDLEAMRAHLANRYKTQGDLGFMPEGMMDKMGKTAGSRRALLKGSSYDTVAAEKWAGFDQISKTPDSEIAAALSSGNPVAQYHACIAIGNRSSLPSGVDVPALEKLLASDYGDLAAAAAWALIKTGNDRSNADAALTRVIKEGTWQERLNALNLIDYLGPLAEPLLPLVQETGRSIRERMKTDKNLSSSDRYCAEQAEVTLRKRGLGADAESEPAS from the coding sequence ATGAAATCCCGCACACTTCTTATTCTTTCGCTCCTCGGGGCAATCGCTCACTCACCCGCGCAGTCCCCCGCCCCACAGCGACCGAACTTCCTCGTCATCACCTACGAAGACACCAGCGCCAACCGTTTCGGCCCGAATGACAAAACCGGCTTCGCCAACACCCCGGCTGTGGACCGTCTCGCGCGGGAAGGCGTGAACTACACGCAATATTTCGGCATCGCCGCCGTCTGCGCCCCGAACCGCTCGTGTTGGATCACGGGAATCCACCCCAACAGCCTCGGAAGCCAGAACATGCGCTCCGATGCCGGTCCGCTGGAAGAGGTGGTCACTTATCCGGAACTCCTGCGCAAGGCCGGCTATTTCACGTCGAACAACGCCAAGACGGACTACAACTTCGCGGTGCCGAAGGGTGCGTGGGACGTGCTTTCCACCAAGGCCCACTGGCGCGATCGCAAGGATCCCAGCCAGCCATTTTTCTCCGTCTTCAACCTCGAGGGAATGCACCAGGGGCGGGTGCAATCCGACGATGCCTATGCCAAATCCGGGGGCAAACTCCCCGCAGAACGCAAGGCAGACCGCTCGAAAGTCACCGTGCCACCGTGGCTTCCCGACACCGCCGAGACACGCGAGGCCATCGGCCGCACGTGGGACAATGTGAATTTCTCGGACCGCCATGTGGCCAGCCTCCTCAAACAACTCGAGGAGGATGGCCTGCTCGATTCGACCTGGGTGATTTTCATGTCGGATCACGGCGACGGCGGCTACCCGCGCGCGAAAACCTATCTTTATGACAGCGGGCTCCACTCCGGGTTGGTGATCCGGCCCCCGGGCGGCCAGGCGGTCGAGGGTATGCCTCAGCCCGGCTCGAGTGACGACAGCCTTGTCAGCTTCGCCGACTTCCCTTCCACCGTTCTCAAGCTCGCCGGAATCAATCCTCCCGCATGGCATCAAGGCCGTCCGCTCATCGGCAAGGACGTCCCGCCGGCGCCGGAGGCCGTCACCGCTGCACGCGACCGCATCAACGGACGCTACGACTGCGTGCGCGCCGTGCGCACCGGCAAGTTCAAATACATCCGCAACTACCAACCGTGGAAACCGCTCTACCAGGAAGTCCCGGGCTTCGAAGTTGCCCCTGCCATGCAGGCACTCCGCGCCGCGATGAAATCGGGCAACCTGCCCGAGGCCGCCAAGCCTTTCTGTGCGGCGACGCGGCCGGCGGAGGAGCTTTACGATATAACCAAGGACCCCGACGAGCTTCACAACCTCGCCGCCGACCCAGCCTATGCGAAGGACCTCGAGGCGATGCGTGCCCACCTTGCCAACCGCTACAAGACCCAGGGCGACCTGGGCTTCATGCCCGAGGGAATGATGGACAAAATGGGCAAGACCGCAGGCTCCCGCCGTGCGCTTCTCAAAGGCTCCTCCTATGATACCGTGGCCGCCGAGAAGTGGGCCGGGTTCGACCAGATCAGCAAAACCCCGGACTCCGAAATTGCTGCTGCCCTCTCCTCGGGTAATCCGGTCGCCCAATACCACGCCTGCATCGCCATCGGCAACCGAAGCAGTCTGCCATCCGGAGTCGATGTCCCTGCGCTCGAAAAGTTGCTCGCCTCGGATTACGGCGACCTTGCCGCCGCTGCCGCTTGGGCGCTCATCAAGACCGGCAATGACCGCTCCAATGCCGACGCCGCGCTTACCCGCGTAATCAAAGAGGGAACCTGGCAGGAGCGTCTCAATGCCCTCAATCTCATTGATTACCTCGGTCCTCTCGCCGAACCGTTGCTCCCTCTCGTGCAAGAGACCGGACGCTCCATCCGCGAACGCATGAAAACCGACAAAAATCTGAGCAGTTCGGACCGCTATTGCGCGGAGCAGGCGGAAGTCACACTTCGCAAGCGGGGGCTGGGCGCCGATGCCGAATCGGAACCCGCCAGTTGA